The following DNA comes from Papaver somniferum cultivar HN1 chromosome 4, ASM357369v1, whole genome shotgun sequence.
ATAGCCCATGTAGGACTATTAGAGTTGGGCATCCAATCCATTGCTAATTGGCGATATGTTTTGCAATCTTAATCTCATATATAAGGTATCTTTGAAATCGGCTCGTCCAATGTGGGAATTGTTATCAGCAATTCTTAATTTTGTGATTACTGTGAATGGTAAAAAGCTCTATTAGAAAATCTGTACATGCCGTCATGGTGAGAAAAGGTTAAGATATTTATCTCGTAATCCACCAAAATGGTCATCCATAGCCTTGACTTAGTGCAAAATTCCCGGTTTTATTCGTTTTTCTATAGAAGCATTTGCAAGTTGCAGAAAATTAAAGATCGATACATTGATCTTGTTCTTGATCTTCATTTTGGTAGGAAAATGCTGTTGATTTAAGTGGTTGTGTCATCCACTGTGGTCCGCGGTGTTACTCAACCAATCCCTAACATAGGTTTCCACGTATTGCAGAGCTAGCCCACGAGAATTAATGACGATTAATCAACATCAAAATTTATTCTGAACACATATATGATGGTCATGCTAATTACTTGCACATATaattttatttgattatttactaaagaaacataaaaagattcaaatcctaaaaaatcAAACAACGCACGTACACTTTTGAATCGTGAGAGATTCATCTAGAACTTGCACTCCACTAAATTCTTCTTGGAGTGTTTCACGAGAACACTCCACAACCCAAATACGTGCGTGCCACTACTAAGCCTAATTTGCGAAATTGGATCAAGTTGCTTGCTCAAAAACGGTAAATAAAAAATGTGATTGACGCTGCTACGACGGAGTACTAACTAGTTGTGAATAAGATATTAACACGACATCTGCATCCTAACGCGTTAAGGGTAACTATTGGCTTAAGTTGACGCAACTTAAAGCAGCGCTTTAACGAGTACCTGGGGGGTGTCCTGATCTAGTGGCCCGCGGCAAGAGACATTTTGTCTCATACAGATTTTGATATACCCAACTAAATCACCAttgcaatctttttttttttttttttgaagcatattgcATTACTAATCATGATCGACACTTTAACGCATATTGCATTAGCGTAGTATACGCTAATTTTTTTAGACGTCTAACATGCTCCTAAGTTTATATAGACATAAATATCTACTGATGGTATGAGGTCCGGATATCCTGGCCTATTAAAAGGAGAAgtaatattttcatttatttatttttcatttttgtaccaaattcaaatggtgaaaatatcattttttcagAAACAGAAGTAGGATACGATTTGATTTCTCTACCGGCGGCATCACAAAAATCCGAATCCACACGTGCCAATTCCTAAGTCTCAACGGTCTTTAACACGCTTCTGCAAAACTTAATTCAGTTCATCTTCCCTTCATTTCCACCCGAGGATTCCTCTCTATTTTCCCGCGAAAAAAAACATCACCTCTCTCTCTGTTTTTCTCTCTCCAGAATGCTCAACCAGTCTGACCAAAACCACCATGAACAACCgcctcaacaacaacaataactgcTAACAAACACAACTCCGCCACCATCACCACCGTAATAAATGTCCAACAATccgtcatcatcatcacaaaatgaatcagatgatcaaacCACGACAACATCGACGACAACAGATCAAAATGATACGGAGAAAAAAGACATTACAAAGTCTAAGCTAAGGAAAATTCCACCGATTCCAATTCGACGACCAAACAAagatgaaaccctaaattcaatttTGGAAaatggaagaggaggaggaggaggaggaggaggtgaatACGAATCTAGTTTTGATGGTTATTCATCACCTATTGTTGCATCATCTCTTGGACTTAATCATATCAGAACAAGATCTGATGCTTCACCTTTGCCTTCGAGATTCTCAACAACACCTTCTTCAGCACCACCAGTAATACCTTCTTCTTCTGATCATAACAATGTTAGAGATGCTGTTGATGTTAATAAACCTAAATGGACCCTTCCTCGCGACCCAGGTACATGTGGATTtcgtttcattttcatttttaattttttttttgcggaattcaattaagaaattgaTTTGATTTGAGGGATTATTAGGTTTttcatttttgggatttttaatgCTTTGGAAATTGTTTTCAACTATGCGTGTGTGTGTGTGCAGTGAAGAAGAGTCTATTGAACACTCAATCGAAATCGTTAAGACTTCCATTTATTCTTAATCCAGCATTGCAGGTAAAATGTTTGTGATTGGGGTTTTTGAGAAATGGTGGTGAGTTTTAGTATAGCTCAATAGATTTTGGTTTATTTACTTTTGTTAGGCTTTGGACACAGCTAAGGAAATTCAATCACCTCGTTTCCAAGCTATATTGCGTGTTACAAGTGGTCGTAGGAAAAGAAATCCTGCTGATGTTAAGAGTTTCTCTCATGAACTTAATTCTAAAGGTGTTCGGCCTTTTCCGTTCTGGAAGTCTCGTGCTTTAGCTCATCCGGAGGTAAATGGAACACTATTTTGTTGAAGCTTAACTATGTTGGGAAGTTTTGTTGTTAATGTTTGTTTATCTGTTTTTCAATATCAACCATGCAGGAGATTATGGCAATTATCAGGACAAAATTTGATCGGTTGAAGGAAGAAGTTAATTCTGATTTAGGTATATTGGCTGGTGATTTGGTTAGCATTCTTGAAAAGAATGCAGATGCACATCCAGAGTGGAGAGagactttggaagatttgttagTTGTTGCCCGGAAATGTGCCATGATGTCACCAAGTGAGTTCTGGACGAAGTGCGAAACCATAGTTCAGAATCTAGATGATAAACGTCAAGAACTCCCAATGGGGATCTTGAAACAAGCACATACCAGGATTCTTTTTATCCTCACCCGGTGTACTCGTCTATTACAGTTCCAGAATGAGAACATGTTTGAGGATGAACATATACTTGGTCTACATCAGCTTAGTGATCTTGGGGTTTATCCTGCACAAATGTACGAGGGTGGGTTTCAGGTACCTACGAAAAGCTCATTAGTTGGGAAAGAAGCTAATGAGAAACACCCAAAGAAGCCCCAAGATCATGATGATCAAAAGTGGGGTAGCTCTGAACCAGTGGAGCCTGGTACTGCAAAAAGTGTCGATTCATGCAGAGATCGCATGTCCTCCTGGAAGAAACTTCCATGTGCTGCCGAAAAGAACCAAAGGAAAGATGACGAGATTTGTACCCCATGTAAGGATAAAACGGACTCGGATAAAACTGCACTGGGTATCAGCGACAGTAGCGAAAATGTCAATACCCCAGAATGCCTTCCTGATGCTTCAGATGTCCCTCCAAATGTGAAGAGAGTAACCTGGGGTTTATGGGGAGATCAGCATAGTGTGGCCTATGAGAATTCTATGATCTGCCGAATCTGTGAGGTCGAAATACCAACAGTTCATGTGGAATTTCACTCTAGGATCTGTACAATTGCTGATAGATGTGATTTGAAAGGCTTAACTGTGAATGAGCGGTTGGAAAGGGTTGCTGAAACTCTTGAGAAGATACTGGAAACATGCACACCCAAAGGCTCAGATACTGCAGAAGGAAGTCCTGAAGTTGCTAGAGTATCTACATCTAGTGTGAGTGAAGAGATTGATGGCCTATCTCCTAGGGCAAATTGTTCATCTCATGCGTGTTCCAAAAACTTGGCGGAATATGTTTCAGAAGATCAAAATGCTTTGGTCATGGATGAGCTGAAAGTTTCAACTGGAATGTCTTGCAAGACCCTTTCAGCTGTGATTCCTGATCCCGGTATAGCAGCATCATCAGCAGGAAGCATGACCCCCCGTTCTCCACTTATGACACCACGGACTAGTCAGCTTGACTTGCTATTGGGTGGAAGAAGGTTGATTTCAGAGTGC
Coding sequences within:
- the LOC113275232 gene encoding probable serine/threonine protein kinase IRE isoform X2 gives rise to the protein MSNNPSSSSQNESDDQTTTTSTTTDQNDTEKKDITKSKLRKIPPIPIRRPNKDETLNSILENGRGGGGGGGGEYESSFDGYSSPIVASSLGLNHIRTRSDASPLPSRFSTTPSSAPPVIPSSSDHNNVRDAVDVNKPKWTLPRDPVKKSLLNTQSKSLRLPFILNPALQALDTAKEIQSPRFQAILRVTSGRRKRNPADVKSFSHELNSKGVRPFPFWKSRALAHPEEIMAIIRTKFDRLKEEVNSDLGILAGDLVSILEKNADAHPEWRETLEDLLVVARKCAMMSPSEFWTKCETIVQNLDDKRQELPMGILKQAHTRILFILTRCTRLLQFQNENMFEDEHILGLHQLSDLGVYPAQMYEGGFQVPTKSSLVGKEANEKHPKKPQDHDDQKWGSSEPVEPGTAKSVDSCRDRMSSWKKLPCAAEKNQRKDDEICTPCKDKTDSDKTALGISDSSENVNTPECLPDASDVPPNVKRVTWGLWGDQHSVAYENSMICRICEVEIPTVHVEFHSRICTIADRCDLKGLTVNERLERVAETLEKILETCTPKGSDTAEGSPEVARVSTSSVSEEIDGLSPRANCSSHACSKNLAEYVSEDQNALVMDELKVSTGMSCKTLSAVIPDPGIAASSAGSMTPRSPLMTPRTSQLDLLLGGRRLISECENFQQINKLLDIARSVASVNSTDYSTLAYLVDRLEDLKYAIQDRKVDALVVETFGRRIEKLLQEKYVHLCSQIDDEKVDSSSFTVDEDSSDSVRGTPMNTNGKDRTSIEDFEIIKPISRGAFGRVFLARKRATGDLFAIKVLKKADMIRKNAVESILAERNILISVRNPFVVRFFYSFTCRENLYLVMEYLNGGDLYSLLRNLGCLEEEMARIYIAELVLALEYLHSMNVIHRDIKPDNLLIARDGHIKLTDFGLSKVGLINSTDDLSGPANTSLGDNEPKHSEQQTAKREQRQKQSAVGTPDYLAPEILLGMGHGTTADWWSVGVILFELLVGVPPFNAETPQQIFDNIMNRDIPWPYVPEEMSHEAFDLIDQLLIENPVQRLGATGAREVKRHPFFKDINWDTLARQKAAFIPAADSAYDTSYFTSRYIWSNADEHLSVAASDFDDMTETCSASCSSSSYSNQQDEDGDECGNLADFGGPNLQVKYSFSNFSFKNLSQLASINYDLVVKNNQDSPKAPNTTH
- the LOC113275232 gene encoding probable serine/threonine protein kinase IRE isoform X1 gives rise to the protein MSNNPSSSSQNESDDQTTTTSTTTDQNDTEKKDITKSKLRKIPPIPIRRPNKDETLNSILENGRGGGGGGGGEYESSFDGYSSPIVASSLGLNHIRTRSDASPLPSRFSTTPSSAPPVIPSSSDHNNVRDAVDVNKPKWTLPRDPVKKSLLNTQSKSLRLPFILNPALQALDTAKEIQSPRFQAILRVTSGRRKRNPADVKSFSHELNSKGVRPFPFWKSRALAHPEEIMAIIRTKFDRLKEEVNSDLGILAGDLVSILEKNADAHPEWRETLEDLLVVARKCAMMSPSEFWTKCETIVQNLDDKRQELPMGILKQAHTRILFILTRCTRLLQFQNENMFEDEHILGLHQLSDLGVYPAQMYEGGFQVPTKSSLVGKEANEKHPKKPQDHDDQKWGSSEPVEPGTAKSVDSCRDRMSSWKKLPCAAEKNQRKDDEICTPCKDKTDSDKTALGISDSSENVNTPECLPDASDVPPNVKRVTWGLWGDQHSVAYENSMICRICEVEIPTVHVEFHSRICTIADRCDLKGLTVNERLERVAETLEKILETCTPKGSDTAEGSPEVARVSTSSVSEEIDGLSPRANCSSHACSKNLAEYVSEDQNALVMDELKVSTGMSCKTLSAVIPDPGIAASSAGSMTPRSPLMTPRTSQLDLLLGGRRLISECENFQQINKLLDIARSVASVNSTDYSTLAYLVDRLEDLKYAIQDRKVDALVVETFGRRIEKLLQEKYVHLCSQIDDEKVDSSSFTVDEDSSDSVRGTPMNTNGKDRTSIEDFEIIKPISRGAFGRVFLARKRATGDLFAIKVLKKADMIRKNAVESILAERNILISVRNPFVVRFFYSFTCRENLYLVMEYLNGGDLYSLLRNLGCLEEEMARIYIAELVLALEYLHSMNVIHRDIKPDNLLIARDGHIKLTDFGLSKVGLINSTDDLSGPANTSLGDNEPKHSEQQTAKREQRQKQSAVGTPDYLAPEILLGMGHGTTADWWSVGVILFELLVGVPPFNAETPQQIFDNIMNRDIPWPYVPEEMSHEAFDLIDQLLIENPVQRLGATGAREVKRHPFFKDINWDTLARQKAAFIPAADSAYDTSYFTSRYIWSNADEHLSVAASDFDDMTETCSASCSSSSYSNQQDEDQGDECGNLADFGGPNLQVKYSFSNFSFKNLSQLASINYDLVVKNNQDSPKAPNTTH